The Sphingobacteriales bacterium nucleotide sequence AAATAATTTATCAGAAGCAGAATGGAAAGCAAAACTTTCGTCTGAAGAATATTATATTTTAAGAGAAAAAGGTACCGAAAAACCATATTCAGGAAAGTTTTTAATGAATAAGGAAAATGGAAATTATGTATGTAAAGGATGTGGAACTGTTTTATTTAATAGCGATAGCAAATTTGATTCACACTGTGGCTGGCCAAGCTTTGACAAAGAGATAGGAAAAGGAATTATCAACTACACGCAAGACAATTCTCATGGTATGCAACGGATAGAAATTACTTGTGCAAATTGTGGCGGACATCTTGCACATGTGTTTAATGATGGACCAACAGAAACAGGAATGCGTTATTGTGTCAATTCTGTTTCTTTAGATTTTGTTCCTGAAAATGATAAAAATAAACTTGAAACTGCAACGTTTGGTGGTGGTTGTTTTTGGTGCACAGAAGCCATTTACACAAGAATTGATGGTGTAGAAAAAGTTACATCAGGCTACGCTGGTGGCAAAACTAAAAATCCAACTTACAAAGAAGTATGCGATGGCAATACAGGACATGCAGAAGTAATACAAATTGACTACAATCCAGCAAAAATTTCATATGCAGATTTGCTTAAAGTATTTTTCTCAACACATGATCCAACTACATTAAATAGACAAGGAAATGATGTAGGCACACAATATAGAAGCGTAGTATTTTATCATAATGATGCACAAAAAGCTCAGGTTGAAGAAGTAATTGAGAAGTTGACAGCAGAGAAAATTTATGACAATACAATTGTAACAGAAATAAGTCCATTCACTATTTTTTATAGTGCAGAAGATTATCATCAAGATTATTTTAAATACAATTCAAAAACAAACTCGTACTGCGAAATTGTCATTCAACCAAAAGTTGAGAAATTTGAAAAAGTATTTAAAGATATCTTAAAAAAGTAGGAGCGTAGCTTACCAAATAATGCCAATCTTGCCCATAGTCTTTCTATTTTCCATGTCTGTATGTGCTTGGTAAATATCTTTTGCAGCATACATTTTACCAACTTCAGGTGCAATTTTATTATTGACTAATAATTCTATGACACTATCCATACAATATTTTAGTGTATCTGGTTTGTAGTCAGCAATTCTCAGCATATTCACGCCAATCATACTTCTCGATTCCATTAGCAATTGCGCAGGATGATAAAAACCAAACTCTGCTGCCATTATTCCTTTTGAAACGATATTCTTTGCATCAGTCATACTTGATGCACCATAGCCAACAATACGTCCACCTTTGTTGAGTAATTTATATGATTTTCTAAAGTTTTCTGCACCAAGGCTATCAAATGCCACATCAATTGGTTCGTTTATTATCTTCGAAAAATCTTGTGAAGTATAATTAATCGGAACATCTACACCTTGATTTCTTAGATACTCAAGTTTTGCATCACTACCTGCTGTTGAATATATTTTTGCATTTCTTAATTTACACAATTGTATTAGTGCAGTACCAACGCCACCTGCGCCTGCGTGAATTAAAACAGTTTCGTTTGGCAATACATTTGTTGCCACATGGCAAGCATAGTATGCTGTTGAATATTGTGTAGCTAAGGCTAGTGCTTTTCCAGCATCCATATCTTCTGGAATTTTAGAAACTGCATTTTCTTTCTGTGTTATGTATTGCGAATAGCCACCAAATCTTGTGAAAGCCAAAACTCTATCACCAACTTTTAGATGTTGTACATCTTTTCCTACTTTATCTACTCTGCCTACAACTTCATAGCCAATAATGGTTGGTAATGGTGGACAATCTTGATAGTTGCCTAAACGTGCTACCACATCTGCAAAGTTTATACCTGAAGCTTCTACTAGTACAGCAACTTCATCTGCATTAGGTTCTGTTTTTTGAATTGATCTAAATTCAAATGCTTTTTCTGGCGTTCCGTTTTTAACTAGATATATTGCTTGCATGTTGGTATTAAAATTATTAATTAGTAATTGATTAAATATACTAATCATTATTGATATTGTAATAATAATTTTTAATACTTTATTTAACATTATTCTGTGGTTTAGATATAAATCATCGATATAAATATCTAAATTCTCATATTGAAAAATTATTTGAAAATTATTTGATAATTCTAATAATAATGAAATCGTTGTGATAAATAATAAAGCGTACTTAAAATATTTTAAAAATGGCAATTTGTTATTTTTTATTGATAATGAATTTGTACTAATTATTAATAGATAAAAAAATAGATATATTGATATTATGATAAAATATTTTATATAATGTGCGTCAATTACATCATCAATAAAAATTGGATTGATTTTGTTCAATATTGTTCTGTGAATTTCATTTGATGAATAAATATTACTTAGGTCGAAAATATTAATTGCCTTGTCTATTTGTTTGTCATTTATTTTAAATGAATGTATTGGAGAAATTAATAATGTTGATTCATTATCAGTAAGATATTTAATCGTTGCATTTAGTTTTTCATATACAAAAATAGAATTGAGTATTATGAAAAGTATTAGAATTAAAATAGGTACTTTGTATTTTAAAATATCTTTTATTAGTTTCTGCATCTTAATTCATTTGATGTTTATCTTATTTCTTATTTCCTGAAATGTTGTTTCTAGCGTTTATCAGTTTCATGAGTAAATCGTACCAAAATGGCGCGCCAAGTGTTAGAGCAATTACAGTAATAAATAGACCAAAAATATTCACAGATTTATCTTTACATACACAAGCTCCAATTGGCAAATCAAAGCCTATGATGTCATTTAATAATATATCTTTCTTTTCTTTAAATTCAGCAATCTTTGCTGAATCTGTAATTGTAAAATTAAATTTTGATGCAGTATCATTATTTACAATATTTTTTTCTGCATACGAAATCACTACTTGTCTTGCTTCAGGCTGATTGTAGAAGTATTTGAAAAGTTTTATTGAATCTACATTTAAAGAAATTGTAATAATAAGTGATATAATGAAAATAAAAACTTTTGTACTATTTTTATAAATTACAGTTACACTATTCATGTAATTATTAAATAAATTTGATACTTCAATTTTAAAATTCTGAATGTTTGCATTCCCATTTTCATTAAGCAAAAGTAATATCTCAGTTAATTTTGTTTTTAAAGGACTTTCTGGTAAATTATTGATTGTAGTTTGTAGATTATTTATATTACTTGATAATGTAATATTACCTAATAATTTTTCTATTAATGCTGTAGAAAAATCATCAGCACCAATATATTCTGGTTTGTTATTACTAAATGGATTAATTTTATTGAACTTACCTGATAATGTTGGTAATGTAGATAAATCTTTTATTTGAGTTGAACTATATAAATTGTTTAATATATTATTATCTCCAAATAACATTTCTAAAGATTTATATAATAATCTGCCTCTTCTGTTTATAAACATAGCTGTCAACTCGTTGATGAATGATACTAAACTACTCAATAAAAAGAATACTACAATTAGTGATATGGCAACTTCAATGATAACTAACATATATTATTTATTTTATAGTTAATAGTGTTCTATATATCCAACCTTGTGTTTTTTTATTTTTTACAACT carries:
- a CDS encoding bifunctional methionine sulfoxide reductase B/A protein; translated protein: MPNNLSEAEWKAKLSSEEYYILREKGTEKPYSGKFLMNKENGNYVCKGCGTVLFNSDSKFDSHCGWPSFDKEIGKGIINYTQDNSHGMQRIEITCANCGGHLAHVFNDGPTETGMRYCVNSVSLDFVPENDKNKLETATFGGGCFWCTEAIYTRIDGVEKVTSGYAGGKTKNPTYKEVCDGNTGHAEVIQIDYNPAKISYADLLKVFFSTHDPTTLNRQGNDVGTQYRSVVFYHNDAQKAQVEEVIEKLTAEKIYDNTIVTEISPFTIFYSAEDYHQDYFKYNSKTNSYCEIVIQPKVEKFEKVFKDILKK
- a CDS encoding zinc-binding dehydrogenase; its protein translation is MQKLIKDILKYKVPILILILFIILNSIFVYEKLNATIKYLTDNESTLLISPIHSFKINDKQIDKAINIFDLSNIYSSNEIHRTILNKINPIFIDDVIDAHYIKYFIIISIYLFFYLLIISTNSLSIKNNKLPFLKYFKYALLFITTISLLLELSNNFQIIFQYENLDIYIDDLYLNHRIMLNKVLKIIITISIMISIFNQLLINNFNTNMQAIYLVKNGTPEKAFEFRSIQKTEPNADEVAVLVEASGINFADVVARLGNYQDCPPLPTIIGYEVVGRVDKVGKDVQHLKVGDRVLAFTRFGGYSQYITQKENAVSKIPEDMDAGKALALATQYSTAYYACHVATNVLPNETVLIHAGAGGVGTALIQLCKLRNAKIYSTAGSDAKLEYLRNQGVDVPINYTSQDFSKIINEPIDVAFDSLGAENFRKSYKLLNKGGRIVGYGASSMTDAKNIVSKGIMAAEFGFYHPAQLLMESRSMIGVNMLRIADYKPDTLKYCMDSVIELLVNNKIAPEVGKMYAAKDIYQAHTDMENRKTMGKIGIIW